The Candidatus Peribacteria bacterium region ATGGATTCAGGATAAGTACGGCGTGAACTGGCAGTTAATACTTACCAAACCCGAAGGCGAACCACGTCCGTTCATTATTCCGTCCCTGATGTTTACAGGAGATATGACGGGCAAGGCAGATGAGGCGATCGATTTCTATGTGTCAGTCTTTAAAAATTCCAAGCGCGGACTCACCGCCCCGTATCCGGAAGGCGCATCCCCGGAGCCTGCCGCCAAGATTATGTTTGCGGAGTTCATGCTGGAAGGTCAGTGGTTTACGGCGATGGACAGCGGACACATGCACAAGTTTGGCTTTAACGAAGCGGTGTCGCTCTTGGTGAATTGCAAAGATCAGGAGGAGATTGATTATTACTGGGACAAACTGTCTGCTGTGCCAGAAGCCGAACAATGCGGATGGCTGAAGGATGCGTACGGACTCTCCTGGCAAATCTCTCCCGCCGCGATGATGGACATACTGGGTGGTGGCAATCAGGAGAAGATCGACCGCGTCATGCAGGCATTTATGCCTATGAAGAAGGTGAATATTGCCGCGCTGACAGAAGCGGCGGAGGGGAAATACTGAAGCAGTCGTGTAACCTTTTAGACTCTTTCCCGTAAAAATAGGTATGAAGAAAACCCTCCTGATCATCATCGCCGTTGCTGTTTTCCTTGTTGCCGGTTTCTATGCATTCAATGCCTATATCTACAACGAAAAGCAGGGTGATGGAAAGGACATCACGTCCTACCGCGGCACATTAAGCGGGGAAGTGGTCTGTTTGCCGCATGTAGACACAAGCGGGCCGCAGACCATGGAATGCGCGTACGGACTGAAAACCGATGCCGGGGAATACTATGCGCTCGATCTTGCAACCATGTCGCAGGAACATCCACCACTCGAAACAGGGGAACGTATCAGTGCAAACGGGCTCATCACTCCTATTGAAATGCTGAGTTCTGATTACTGGCGGGTTTATGCTATTGAGGGAATCTTTTCGGTAACAGATTCTGTCAGGAGATTATAAATATCTTCAACTCTTACAGGCAACAATGATGACGGTATGCGCTCGCGTACTGTTTGTTTGTCAGACTCTCATGATGCGCAATATCCATCTGTCGGGTCTGCATCCACGTCGGGCTGCTCACAATAGGTGCCGCAGAAATCTGCCGGACACTGGCAATAACCGCCAAATGCGTCTGGCACACACACACCATGATTCACACACCCTTGAATAGCGCCATGATCATAATTGCAGCCCGCGTCATTCAGCTCGCAAATATCTCCGCTGTATATGTCGACGCAGCTGCAAGAATAGGTTCCACCCGGTCCATTTGTGCATACTCCTGCATTTAAGCAGGGGTCGGTCGTGCATTCCCCTGGCCCCACTGTCAGTGTCATCGTTTGTATGCCGCTCGTATAATTTCCATTTGCAGCTTGTGTTGCAGTAATAGTCGAAGTGCCGTTTGAAACAAGTGTAACAGTACTTCCTACAATAGTGGCAACCCCTGTATTGCCACTGCTAAAAGTAAATGCACCTGCGCTATTGGACGTAGGTGCTGTGATTGTGAAAGGAATATCCCCCATCTGTTTTACAGCATTGCTAAAAGTGCCAATCGTTGGTGCAATGGTATTGACTGTGAGTGTTGCTGTTTGCACTCCTGATGTGTAGTTTCCATCTGCAGCCTGTATTGCTGTAATAGTCGTGCTTCCTGCTGCCACAAGAGTGACCGTGTTTCCTGCAACAGTTGCAACACCGGTATTGCTACTCACATACGAAAAAGCACCTGCGCTATTGGAAGTGGGGGACAGTGCGAATGCCGCATCGCCGTAATTTTTACTGATGGCGCCAAATGTGATGGTTGGTGATGAGAGGATGGTTTGACTGCTTGTACTCTGACTGCTCGGTGCCTGAGCCTGGCCGTTACCCCCTCCGCCTCGTCGCTTGGATGGTATGATTTTTTTCAGAACGTCCGCAGCAAAATGTGCAGGACTCGATTCACGGTTTTTCATCGATCGATACACCATGCCACTCACTTTTCCTCTGCTGATAGCGGTGGAAACGCCGAGTTGCCCTTGTGCCTCCAGAATGCCCGCGCTTTTTGCAAGATGCACATAGGGCGCATACCAGGCCGATGGGTCCACATCATTGTAGGGTGCAACTGATGATGTCTGCATGAGCTCGTATCCGTACATATTCACAATCATTTTGATAGCTTCAACAGTATTGACAGGATGGTCCGGCTTGAATGTGCCGTCTGCATAGCCGCTGATCAGCTTCTTGTCTTTTGCGTAACACACAAACGGCGCAAACCATTGCTTTTTCACATCCGGAAAACAATCGTGATATTCCTGCACAGAGGGACTGATATCCAGACTGCCTATCAGTATTTTCAAAAGCTCGGCGCGGTTGACAGTGCCCTCCGGCCTGAATGTTCCGTCTGCGTATCCTGTAATGATATTTTTTTCTTTCAGGTATTCGATAGCCGCTTTATCCGTACTCTGTGTAATATCGGACAGTGATGCCGCAGAGGTCAGAGTTGTCCCGATCGCACATGCGCACAAAACGCCGACACCTATTCTTTTCAGAGGATGCATTGATGCGACTGTAGAGAATGCCAGAAAGCAGTACAAAGAATTCGGCTCGACACGATTGTGAGTGTACAGGTGGATGATGCTCTGGAGTGCTCATGCAGAGATATCGCCGTATCTTTGTGTTCTTTCCTCTGCTACCGTCTGCATCTATGTGTTTTTCCGCAACCGCTAGTTTCACCGCAGGAGTCGGTTTGAGTATGATCGGCGGCGTCACGCTTGCGAGCGTCAGGAAAACATCCGATATTCCGTTTGCCGCAATCCCGCTTCTGTTTGGTATCCAGCAGTTGGCGGAAGGGGTCATCTGGCTCTCATTTGAGAATCAGGTGCTGCTTTCTGTGATGACCGTCATCTTCCTGCTTTTTTCTCATGTCATCTGGCCGACCCTGCTTCCGTTCAGCGTGTTTATGCTGGAGCCGCAGCGCTGGCGGCGTATTGTTCTGTCTTTTTTTATAGGAATCGGCGGCATTGTGAGTGCATATTTTCTGTATTACCTCACGCAGGAACATGTGCAGGCCGTGGTGGTGAATGACTGTATTGCGTATGTTGCCCCGCATTTCTTCCGCACCTTTGTGTTGTCTCCCTATACCGCGGCAACGTGCTTCAGCTGTCTTTTCTCGAGTCACAAGATGGTGAAGGTATTTGGGATCGTTGCATTTTTGTCTGCCGTGGTCGCATTCAATTTTTTTCAGGAGAACTTTGTGTCCGTCTGGTGTTTCTTCGGTGCACTGCTGAGCGTCATCATCTATCTGCATTTCCGGCAGCGCAAAAAAATCTAAGAAAGAGGAATGCTCATCAATTTCCTTGAGATTTTTGTATTCACTACGCCGAAAGCACTGTATCTTCTTTTGTATGGAACCCACACACTCATCACGAACGAGACCTCTCTACCGTGGCACACAGGCCGTCTGGTACATTGTGGGGATTCTTGAGGCATTGCTCGCATTTCGTTTTCTTTTGAAACTTTTGGCAGCAAATGCACAGGCAGGATTCACGAGTTTCATCTACACCGTTACCGCACCCTTTGCTGCACCGTTTCTGAATGTCTTCCGCATCTCCCGTGTGGAAGGAAGTGTGGTGGAATGGACTACAATTTTAGCGATGCTCGTGTACTGGCTTCTTGCGTATGCAGTCATCAAGCTTCTTGTGATCGGCAAACCCGTCTCGACTCCAGAGGCGGCGGTGAAGCTGGATATGCAGGATAAGTAAGGGATTTTGTTTGCTGATGATGCGACGGGTGGTATGGTTTTGCCATGACAGCACGCACATCCACAGGAATTATTTTTGCAGGATTATACGCACTTCTGTGCAGCATCCTTATTGCAACACAGGGACTTTTTGGTGAGAGCTTTATTGCCATTCTTCTCGGTTTTCCGCTTAGTATGGTCCTTGCAAGTATGGAATTTGGGAATGTCAGCGGACTCCTTTTGTACGTACTGGTGCTTTTGCCCATAGTTATCAATGCTTGTGCGCTCTATTGGCTGGGATATTTTGTGGGAAATTACAAGATGATCAGACTGCCGCTTATTATCCTTGGGGTGCTTGGACTGCTTGTCGGCGGATTTTTTGCATTCAATAGTTATATCTACAATGAGAAGCAGGGAAACGGCGAAGCGGTGGAGCCGTATCGGGGCACGCTCAGTGGCGAGGTTGTCTGTCTTCCCCATAAAGACACCAGCGGCCCCATCACTCTTGAATGCGCTATTGGCATGCGCACCGATGTAGGCGAGCACTATGTATTGGATATGACGCTTCTGTCTCAGGAAAATCCTCCACTGGATACAGGTGACCGCTTTACTGCAAATGGACTCATCACACCAATCGAACGTCTGAGCACGGATCAGTGGAACAAATATGACGTAGTTGGAGTGTTTTCAGTCACTGATTCACTACAGAAGTTCTAAGCGTGCATTTTTTACTTCTCGCACACAAATCCGAATCTTTTCATGAGCCGTTCATTCACGCGGCCGAGCATTTTTTCGTCAGTGCTGAACCAGCTCATCACGCGGTCGCAGACACGGGTTTGCATGTCGCTTTCGGGTGCTGCTGCGTGCGTTGTGGCCTGTTCACGCAGGACACGCAGTTCTGCCAGCGTGGGGGCTTGCCCGCCACCGCTTCCCGGTTTTCCACGCTTTCCGCCTCCGGAGTGTGATACCGGTGCTTCAGAAGATGCTGCAACAACAGTCACAGTCAGAGGGTCTGCGCTTCCCGCGCCGGATGTTAAACCGCCGCCGCTGCTTCTCCCGAAAATACTGTAGTAATATGTACCGCTTTCGAGAAGAACATCTTCGTATGAGGTCGTTGTATTATCTGCAGTCGTGAGAATCATCGTTCCTTCGGACATGTTGGATGGTGCTGCAGAGGTACTGCGGCGGAGCACAAAATGATTCGTTCCACCCGGAACATTCCAGGAGAGCGTCACTGTTGCGTTGCTCACGGAGGCCGTGAGGGTCGGTGGTACCAATCCATCTGCAAACACCGGCACCATAGACATGCACAGCATCGTGCTTCCCATGGCAATAATTGCGCCGAAGTGCAGACGTGGAAAACGCATCTACTGCAACTCTATTCCTTGTGGTCAGTGATCTGCAATTGCGGACTGTGACAGACAGAAGTGTAGCTCTGTTTACATGCTCATCGGGCAATCTGCAAAGCCAGTGTTATCATTTTTGCAACTTCCGCGCGGTTGATGGGCGCATTTGGTCGGAACGTATTCTGTCCGTCATCACCGCTCACAATGCCAAGTCTGGTTGCAGTTGCCACGACCGGTGCGTACAGGGACCCGGTTGGGACATCCGCGTAGAGAGCTTCATCTTCTGTGAGGGGGATTTTCAAAACCTCGAGCAGCGTCTGCAGGACAATGCCGCGTGTAGCGGGAGATGCAGCCTGCACAGTGTGAGTGAAGGCCGAGAGTTTCATGGCAGATGCCGCTTCCACATACGGAGCGGCCCATGCATCGCCCGATCCCTCTGCACCGACAGGAAATGCCGCCAGCTGTGTTGCGACTTTTGCCAGCTGCCCGAGCGTGATCATATCGGCGGGGCCATATAATCCGGTCAGCTCACCGTTTTTGTTTTTGTACCCTGAAAAAATACCTTCGCTGATGACCGTGTGGACCGGACAGGCAAACCATTCGCGTACAGGAACATCCTGAAACAGGACAGGCTGTGACTGGATCGACAGAAATAGTTTATTATTTTTTCCGGGAATTTTTTCTGCGGAACATGTTGGGACAGGTGCTGAAGATGTTCCAGCGACACTCGCGGAGACGGGGGTTTTGGTGATCGATCGACAATTGCTTCCTCTGCATCCACCATTACCTCCCCCCGAGACAGTTGCAGTATCGGTTGTCGCAGCAGCGACAGGGATGCCGAAAATACCAAATGATGAAAAGTCGGTTGTCGTACAGGAGAGGACATTTGTGGTCGTATTGTGCGTACATGTCAGTTCGTCCCATGCAGTGGCTCCTGACCCGAAGCGGTAGACACCGAGTGACGATTCCACGAGGCCGGCCACATCATTTTCATGATAGGCAAACGTGACTGACAGCGGTTCGTCGAACGATGTTACTCTGGTGGAGTCGGGACAATACGCCGACAGGTCATGTGCGGACACAATAGTGTTGCGGCCGGACGGCGCACCGAGTTCTGCTTTGACGGGAACCGGATCAAGTCCCTTGAGCTGGAATTGCGCACCAGTGGGACAGGTGCCGTTGGTGGCGATGTACCCTGCGGGAACGCTCAGAGAAACAGAGCTTCCTGTCAGGACAATGCTCCCGGTTGAGCCGTTGGCGTTCCAGATAATGTTTGTACCGGTACTGGTGCGCACTGTTGCATCACCCGTGCAGCCAGCTGTCGTAAAGGTGTGACCTCCTGATGTTGCGGTATTGGATGCGGCGTCTGTGGAGGTGACGGCATAATAATAGAGTGTGCAGCGGAGCAGACCGGATAGAGACATGGAGTGTGACGTGACGCGCGGGGACGTGTCGGCCACGGCAGTGTCTGTGCCATAAGAAGGAGTGAGACCGTATGACACTTTCGTGGATGCATTTTCATCTGTTGTCCATGTAATCACTGCACTGCTGGTGGTGATGGAGCCCGTGCCTACGGCAGTGATAACCGGCGGATTACGTTCGGTGATGGTCACGTTCACGGTAATCGTATCGGTGGCGCTGCCATCGGATACCTGCACGATAAAGCTGTCTGATCCGTTGTAATCAGCATCCGGCACATAGCTGATGTCCATACTATCTCCGGCCCCGCTTGCTGTAGCTGTTCCATGAGAAGCAGCACTTGAAATACTCCAGGTGAGGCTCTGATACTCCGCATCGGTTGCACTCAGCGTGAGTGCGAATGCCTGTGGCGTAGAATTCTGATCCATAGTCACGCCCGTACTGCTTCCGGTGGTAATCACTGGTGCATTGTTTGTCGC contains the following coding sequences:
- a CDS encoding VOC family protein, producing the protein MQKIIPHLWFDTQAVEAAQFYVSAFGNDSKITHQSKITNTPSGDCDIVSFDLCGYSFMGISAGPAFTINPCISFMLNFDPSKDPDARKNLDVLWEKLSDGGTALMPLDTYPFSDHYGWIQDKYGVNWQLILTKPEGEPRPFIIPSLMFTGDMTGKADEAIDFYVSVFKNSKRGLTAPYPEGASPEPAAKIMFAEFMLEGQWFTAMDSGHMHKFGFNEAVSLLVNCKDQEEIDYYWDKLSAVPEAEQCGWLKDAYGLSWQISPAAMMDILGGGNQEKIDRVMQAFMPMKKVNIAALTEAAEGKY
- a CDS encoding S-layer homology domain-containing protein translates to MHPLKRIGVGVLCACAIGTTLTSAASLSDITQSTDKAAIEYLKEKNIITGYADGTFRPEGTVNRAELLKILIGSLDISPSVQEYHDCFPDVKKQWFAPFVCYAKDKKLISGYADGTFKPDHPVNTVEAIKMIVNMYGYELMQTSSVAPYNDVDPSAWYAPYVHLAKSAGILEAQGQLGVSTAISRGKVSGMVYRSMKNRESSPAHFAADVLKKIIPSKRRGGGGNGQAQAPSSQSTSSQTILSSPTITFGAISKNYGDAAFALSPTSNSAGAFSYVSSNTGVATVAGNTVTLVAAGSTTITAIQAADGNYTSGVQTATLTVNTIAPTIGTFSNAVKQMGDIPFTITAPTSNSAGAFTFSSGNTGVATIVGSTVTLVSNGTSTITATQAANGNYTSGIQTMTLTVGPGECTTDPCLNAGVCTNGPGGTYSCSCVDIYSGDICELNDAGCNYDHGAIQGCVNHGVCVPDAFGGYCQCPADFCGTYCEQPDVDADPTDGYCAS
- a CDS encoding YggT family protein, which translates into the protein MEPTHSSRTRPLYRGTQAVWYIVGILEALLAFRFLLKLLAANAQAGFTSFIYTVTAPFAAPFLNVFRISRVEGSVVEWTTILAMLVYWLLAYAVIKLLVIGKPVSTPEAAVKLDMQDK
- a CDS encoding immunoglobulin domain-containing protein, whose protein sequence is MRFPRLHFGAIIAMGSTMLCMSMVPVFADGLVPPTLTASVSNATVTLSWNVPGGTNHFVLRRSTSAAPSNMSEGTMILTTADNTTTSYEDVLLESGTYYYSIFGRSSGGGLTSGAGSADPLTVTVVAASSEAPVSHSGGGKRGKPGSGGGQAPTLAELRVLREQATTHAAAPESDMQTRVCDRVMSWFSTDEKMLGRVNERLMKRFGFVCEK
- a CDS encoding S-layer homology domain-containing protein encodes the protein MDVLQKKRRIFTMFTVSAALLVAVSVHAAAPSAGGNTTVVNPSGEGAVSVNEDAVQPESANIRLIVSTLTDTDGGTPSKIRILSVSGGTLWDSGGNAITLGTTGTKLTLSTGRLDLRFRPDAGRDTNASFQYVVVDVQDETINSSASTATISINPVNDSPVLQTLSGPTGIGLAATYYIEEWDLTGPTYQRIDSRVNFSNNFAVPGFNDENFSVRWSGQIEAPITGNVTFSTQSDDGVRLWVDDTLIIDNWTLHGTTTDTASPVSLVAGEKYNIRMEFYERGGGDVAILQWAYSGQSTQVIPQARLFPATTRPTLNYVNGAASAIVDDAITVADVDSTMIASGAVVITSNYTVAEDSLLFTDQNGITGTYSAGSLQLNGSATLAHYQTALRSVRYANSDATPTTSTRTVTFTVTDASNGQSNSTYRNITFTATNNAPVITTGSSTGVTMDQNSTPQAFALTLSATDAEYQSLTWSISSAASHGTATASGAGDSMDISYVPDADYNGSDSFIVQVSDGSATDTITVNVTITERNPPVITAVGTGSITTSSAVITWTTDENASTKVSYGLTPSYGTDTAVADTSPRVTSHSMSLSGLLRCTLYYYAVTSTDAASNTATSGGHTFTTAGCTGDATVRTSTGTNIIWNANGSTGSIVLTGSSVSLSVPAGYIATNGTCPTGAQFQLKGLDPVPVKAELGAPSGRNTIVSAHDLSAYCPDSTRVTSFDEPLSVTFAYHENDVAGLVESSLGVYRFGSGATAWDELTCTHNTTTNVLSCTTTDFSSFGIFGIPVAAATTDTATVSGGGNGGCRGSNCRSITKTPVSASVAGTSSAPVPTCSAEKIPGKNNKLFLSIQSQPVLFQDVPVREWFACPVHTVISEGIFSGYKNKNGELTGLYGPADMITLGQLAKVATQLAAFPVGAEGSGDAWAAPYVEAASAMKLSAFTHTVQAASPATRGIVLQTLLEVLKIPLTEDEALYADVPTGSLYAPVVATATRLGIVSGDDGQNTFRPNAPINRAEVAKMITLALQIAR